A stretch of Sulfurimonas xiamenensis DNA encodes these proteins:
- a CDS encoding HD domain-containing protein: MDLAVHIEDIIEKNGSDFELSKLFKTFINEYKASLSELFKKNQGKDFLVCHTKQLDSIISLMYKTTLRRIFGNYLPMRSSIPIAVVALGSYGREQLCVHSDIDLLIVYKKIDGFNSELIIEKFFYLILDSGLKLSHRVHEVDDLFKASNEDITIRTSLMEARFVTGSSLTWHAASKELNRIRLYKQKEFILAKIKEAQTRRKKYPNSMQPNIKKSVGGLRDSNFIFWIAQTIYAITSLKDLTGSLYSDEEYKEYRVALELLFRVRSALHLITGKQEDRLLLEYIPEVSHMLGFKNQQKMITKVLEAQWRINNFTQIFVKKMVRPYIADISNVKKFRHHRLSRGIYELDNRIYASYNLAIQPLNKLLEILVSLENKTYHFDAGFLNQFTYTKIEYPLKSKTYMLLKELFKKRHMYCFLKLFYDAGILHHLFHNFKKVLHLPQFDGYHHYPVDIHSIKCVEALENIEEPFIKKLYDEFGNDEKLLLKIVTLFHDTGKGRVQDHSEVGAKLIAPFVKKMKLKDEDIHRSITLVKQHVTMSNVAFRQNIHNEKTLYKFMSNVEDIKNLKLLYVLTYADINGVGEGVYNSFSSKLLRELYINALEVAQNKGRITDASKRINSEKRVQKLPEFLELPKLLQKKLLGIESNLFFFKHTPLDIIEIAKKAKETKKYDFSISTESSLVIEIYRKIPLNIGYLLASLSHLDVASMEIFTLFDDIKYFKIEFIEHVGKDELRQIENIINNAFDMSKHIKLKEVTIYKHEINIDFEHSLTHAEININTQNQKGLLAYIMECFEELGINIVSAKIHSTKHKVRDSFLIEKQNELCNNVENIYKLLITKGK, translated from the coding sequence TTGGATTTAGCAGTTCATATTGAAGATATAATAGAAAAAAATGGTAGTGATTTTGAGCTATCTAAACTCTTCAAAACTTTTATAAATGAGTATAAAGCTTCTCTTAGTGAGCTCTTTAAAAAAAATCAAGGCAAAGATTTTCTCGTTTGCCACACAAAACAGCTAGATTCCATTATCTCATTAATGTACAAAACTACTTTAAGGCGTATATTTGGAAACTACCTTCCCATGAGAAGCTCTATTCCCATAGCCGTTGTTGCTCTTGGAAGTTACGGGCGGGAACAGCTATGCGTTCACAGCGATATAGATCTGCTTATAGTTTATAAAAAAATTGACGGCTTTAACAGTGAGCTTATTATAGAAAAATTTTTCTATCTAATTTTGGATTCAGGACTGAAACTAAGCCATAGAGTACATGAGGTAGATGATCTCTTTAAAGCCAGCAATGAAGATATCACAATAAGAACTTCACTTATGGAAGCAAGATTTGTTACCGGATCAAGTTTGACTTGGCATGCAGCAAGCAAAGAGTTAAATAGAATACGACTTTATAAACAAAAAGAGTTTATTCTTGCAAAAATTAAAGAGGCTCAAACTAGAAGAAAAAAATATCCAAACTCGATGCAGCCAAATATCAAAAAGAGCGTTGGCGGGCTTCGAGATTCTAACTTTATATTTTGGATAGCACAGACTATTTATGCAATTACAAGCTTAAAAGATTTAACAGGTTCTCTCTATTCTGATGAAGAGTATAAAGAGTACAGAGTAGCACTAGAATTGTTGTTTCGCGTAAGAAGTGCTCTTCATCTTATTACAGGCAAACAAGAAGATAGACTTCTTTTAGAGTATATACCAGAGGTAAGTCATATGCTTGGTTTTAAAAATCAGCAAAAGATGATTACAAAAGTACTTGAGGCGCAATGGCGCATAAATAATTTTACTCAAATATTTGTTAAAAAAATGGTTAGACCATATATTGCGGATATCTCTAATGTGAAAAAATTTAGACATCACCGCTTAAGCAGAGGTATTTACGAACTAGATAACAGAATTTACGCCTCTTACAATCTAGCGATTCAGCCGTTAAACAAGCTTTTAGAAATTTTAGTTTCTCTTGAAAATAAAACATACCATTTTGATGCCGGATTTTTAAACCAGTTTACCTATACAAAGATAGAGTATCCGCTAAAATCAAAAACATATATGCTGCTCAAAGAACTCTTTAAAAAAAGACATATGTACTGTTTTTTAAAACTCTTTTATGATGCAGGCATACTTCATCATCTGTTTCATAATTTTAAAAAAGTGCTTCATCTGCCGCAATTTGACGGATATCATCACTATCCCGTAGACATTCACTCCATAAAATGTGTAGAAGCATTGGAAAATATTGAAGAGCCGTTTATTAAAAAACTTTATGATGAATTTGGCAATGATGAAAAACTGTTGCTAAAAATTGTAACTCTTTTTCATGATACAGGAAAAGGAAGAGTTCAAGACCATAGCGAGGTAGGTGCAAAACTTATAGCGCCGTTTGTTAAAAAAATGAAACTAAAAGATGAAGATATACATAGATCTATAACTTTAGTAAAGCAACATGTAACCATGAGCAATGTCGCTTTTAGACAAAATATTCATAATGAAAAAACACTCTATAAGTTTATGTCAAATGTGGAAGATATCAAAAATCTAAAACTTCTTTATGTTCTAACTTATGCCGATATTAATGGTGTGGGTGAAGGAGTTTATAACTCTTTTAGCTCAAAACTTCTTCGCGAACTCTATATAAATGCTCTTGAAGTTGCACAAAACAAAGGTAGAATTACAGATGCTTCCAAAAGAATAAACAGTGAAAAAAGGGTTCAAAAACTTCCTGAATTTCTTGAACTTCCAAAATTACTTCAAAAGAAACTCTTAGGCATTGAATCAAATCTTTTCTTTTTTAAACACACGCCTTTAGATATCATAGAAATTGCAAAAAAAGCAAAAGAAACAAAAAAGTATGATTTTTCAATCTCTACAGAGAGCTCTCTTGTTATAGAAATTTATAGAAAAATTCCATTAAACATTGGATATCTTCTTGCATCTTTAAGTCATCTCGATGTTGCATCTATGGAGATTTTCACACTTTTTGATGATATAAAATATTTTAAAATTGAATTTATCGAGCATGTCGGCAAAGATGAGCTTCGTCAAATAGAAAATATTATAAACAATGCTTTTGATATGAGCAAGCATATAAAACTAAAAGAAGTTACAATATATAAACATGAAATAAACATAGATTTTGAGCACTCGCTTACACATGCAGAAATAAATATAAATACACAAAACCAAAAGGGTCTTTTAGCTTACATAATGGAGTGTTTTGAAGAACTTGGCATAAACATTGTATCAGCAAAAATTCACAGCACAAAACATAAAGTAAGAGACAGTTTCTTAATAGAAAAACAAAACGAACTATGTAATAATGTCGAAAATATTTATAAATTATTGATTACAAAAGGCAAATAG
- the glmS gene encoding glutamine--fructose-6-phosphate transaminase (isomerizing): MCGIVGYLGQKNTKEILLEGLKELEYRGYDSAGIAVLQNGNFSNYKAVGKLVNLKEKTKDFKTEGFALGIGHTRWATHGKPTELNAHPHLGESSYVVHNGIIENYVELKKELQANGARFLSQTDTEVIVHQFEKNQKSAKNSFEAFAKTVSELQGAYAILLVTKNEPDRIFFAKYGSPMLIGINKENEKYFASSDTPLIGHCQSVNYFEDGDYGYATSKEIAVFNKDGAKKELKFSALSQNKLLAQKDGYRFFMEKEIYEQSVVISDTLMGRLGENEIIFDELDKTLFDGINEIKLCACGTSYHAAMSASYLFERYSKIKTSLEIASEFRYREPIMTKDTLFVVISQSGETADTLETLKMAKAANLKTLAICNVDNSSMVRLADATILTRAGIEKGVASTKAFATQVSVFWMLSLYIAKRKNSLNAQEIASHISLLREVPSHIKVTDAMHERIKRLSKRYLHGHGFFFIGRDIFYPLALEGALKLKEISYLHAEGYPAGEMKHGPIALADPELFTIALLPKHLHYEKSKSNVEELSARDSTICAISQSEFDKADDFIQISSCEHYMLEFFEMMVVLQLLSLEISIRLGNDVDMPRNLAKSVTVE, translated from the coding sequence ATGTGCGGAATTGTTGGTTATCTTGGACAAAAAAATACAAAAGAGATTTTACTAGAGGGTCTAAAAGAGTTAGAGTATCGCGGATATGATTCAGCAGGAATAGCCGTTTTACAAAATGGAAATTTTTCAAACTACAAAGCCGTAGGCAAACTTGTTAACCTTAAAGAAAAAACAAAAGATTTTAAAACAGAAGGCTTTGCACTCGGCATCGGGCATACGCGATGGGCAACACACGGAAAGCCTACAGAACTAAACGCACATCCGCATTTAGGAGAATCTTCTTATGTTGTTCACAATGGAATCATTGAAAATTATGTAGAGTTAAAAAAAGAGCTTCAAGCAAATGGCGCACGGTTTTTAAGCCAAACTGATACGGAAGTGATTGTTCACCAATTTGAAAAAAATCAAAAAAGCGCAAAAAACTCTTTCGAGGCATTTGCAAAAACTGTAAGCGAACTTCAAGGCGCTTATGCAATTTTGCTTGTTACAAAAAATGAACCTGATAGAATCTTTTTTGCGAAGTATGGCTCTCCGATGCTAATTGGAATAAATAAAGAAAATGAAAAATATTTCGCATCCTCCGACACGCCGTTAATTGGACACTGTCAAAGCGTCAACTATTTTGAAGATGGAGATTACGGATATGCAACTTCTAAAGAGATAGCTGTTTTTAACAAAGATGGAGCTAAGAAAGAGTTAAAATTCTCCGCACTTTCACAAAATAAACTTCTTGCTCAAAAAGATGGCTACAGATTCTTTATGGAAAAAGAGATATATGAGCAGAGTGTTGTAATTTCAGATACTCTAATGGGAAGATTGGGTGAAAATGAAATTATTTTTGATGAACTTGACAAAACTCTTTTTGACGGTATAAATGAGATAAAACTTTGCGCATGCGGAACATCTTATCATGCAGCTATGAGTGCTTCATATCTTTTTGAGAGATATTCAAAAATTAAAACTTCATTAGAAATTGCAAGCGAATTTCGCTACAGAGAACCAATTATGACAAAAGACACGCTTTTTGTCGTTATTTCTCAAAGCGGTGAAACAGCTGACACTTTGGAAACCCTCAAAATGGCAAAAGCTGCTAATCTTAAAACTTTAGCTATTTGTAATGTTGACAACTCTTCAATGGTAAGATTGGCAGATGCAACTATTTTAACTAGAGCAGGAATAGAAAAAGGAGTGGCTTCAACCAAAGCTTTTGCTACGCAAGTTAGTGTTTTTTGGATGTTAAGCCTATATATTGCAAAGAGAAAAAATTCGCTAAATGCACAAGAGATAGCTTCACATATTTCACTGCTTCGTGAGGTTCCTTCACATATAAAAGTAACAGATGCTATGCATGAACGAATCAAAAGATTATCCAAAAGATATCTCCACGGACATGGTTTTTTCTTTATCGGAAGAGATATCTTCTATCCGCTTGCTCTTGAAGGTGCACTAAAACTTAAAGAGATCTCTTATCTGCATGCAGAAGGTTATCCCGCAGGTGAAATGAAACATGGTCCGATCGCCCTTGCAGATCCAGAACTATTTACCATTGCTCTTCTTCCAAAACATCTTCATTATGAAAAATCAAAAAGCAATGTCGAGGAGCTCAGTGCCAGAGATTCTACTATTTGTGCAATAAGTCAGAGTGAGTTTGATAAAGCAGATGATTTTATACAAATCTCCTCTTGTGAGCACTATATGCTGGAATTTTTCGAGATGATGGTAGTTTTACAACTATTGTCTTTAGAGATATCTATAAGATTGGGAAATGATGTGGATATGCCAAGGAACTTAGCAAAGAGTGTAACTGTAGAGTAA
- a CDS encoding Mrp/NBP35 family ATP-binding protein: MTKDIVNSALSKVMYPGFTKDIVTFGFVNSIEINGNDVSFNVEITSSAPEVKQQIIDDATKELKAVGAGNVTVNINAPKMPEPPKPKSKNIAPHIKNFLMVSSGKGGVGKSTTSVNIAIALVAQGKKVGLLDADIYGPNIPRMLGVADVKPEVSGNKVLPIKAYGLEMISMGSLMEEGKSLMWRGPMIIKAIEQFLSDILWSDLDVLVIDMPPGTGDAQLTLAQSVPVTAGLTVTTPQSVSLDDSRRSLDMFKKLNIPIAGIVENMSGFIAPDTGVEYDIFGKGTSQPMAEEFDTKIIAEIPIEPSIRTGGDEGKPITFVNPMSESSKRYMAAAESIWATIEEVNASGGVSNENVQPVTAPGGKSACSM, translated from the coding sequence ATGACAAAAGATATTGTAAATTCAGCACTATCAAAAGTTATGTATCCAGGTTTTACAAAAGATATCGTAACTTTTGGTTTTGTTAATAGTATAGAAATTAACGGTAATGATGTTAGTTTTAATGTTGAAATTACATCAAGTGCTCCAGAGGTGAAGCAACAAATTATTGATGATGCAACAAAAGAGCTAAAAGCAGTCGGTGCGGGGAATGTTACGGTAAATATTAATGCTCCGAAAATGCCTGAGCCTCCAAAGCCAAAGAGCAAAAATATTGCTCCGCATATTAAAAACTTTTTGATGGTCAGTTCAGGAAAGGGCGGAGTCGGTAAATCGACAACATCAGTAAATATAGCTATTGCTCTTGTAGCACAAGGTAAAAAAGTCGGTTTACTAGACGCAGATATCTATGGACCGAATATTCCTCGTATGTTAGGTGTAGCAGATGTTAAGCCTGAAGTTTCAGGAAATAAAGTTCTTCCAATTAAAGCGTATGGATTAGAGATGATTTCAATGGGCTCATTGATGGAAGAGGGAAAATCTCTTATGTGGCGCGGACCAATGATTATAAAAGCAATCGAGCAGTTCTTAAGTGATATATTATGGAGCGATTTGGATGTTTTAGTTATAGATATGCCTCCTGGAACAGGTGATGCACAATTGACATTGGCGCAAAGTGTACCGGTTACTGCGGGTCTTACAGTAACTACTCCTCAATCAGTTTCGCTTGATGATTCTCGTCGTTCACTTGATATGTTTAAAAAATTAAATATTCCAATTGCAGGAATTGTAGAAAATATGAGCGGTTTTATTGCACCGGATACAGGTGTTGAGTATGATATTTTTGGTAAAGGAACTTCACAGCCAATGGCAGAAGAGTTTGATACTAAAATAATTGCTGAAATTCCTATCGAACCAAGTATAAGAACCGGTGGAGATGAAGGAAAACCAATTACATTTGTTAATCCAATGAGTGAAAGCTCAAAGCGTTATATGGCTGCCGCTGAATCTATTTGGGCTACTATCGAAGAGGTAAATGCAAGTGGTGGAGTTAGCAATGAAAATGTTCAACCAGTCACAGCACCAGGCGGTAAATCTGCTTGCAGTATGTAA
- the thiC gene encoding phosphomethylpyrimidine synthase ThiC, with amino-acid sequence MRTSWVKKRQNDPVKTQMHYAKQGIITEEMEYVANIENLSPELVRSEIARGRLIIPANVNHTSLEPMAIGIAARCKINANIGSSAIASDIQGEVEKIQVSQHYKADTAMDLSTGGDLDEIRKAVIASSKIPIGTVPIYQILHDVGNKIEDLSIDVMLEVLERQAKQGVSYFTIHAGFLLENMPKIAKRKMGIVSRGGSLMAAWMMHYHKENPFYTAYDDILDICAKYDVALSLGDSLRPGCLADASDDAQLGELKVLGDLTLRAWERDVQVMIEGPGHVPLNQIERNMKLQRELCHEAPFYILGPLVTDIAAGYDHISSAIGAAVGGWHGASMLCYVTPKEHLGLPNANDVREGIIAYKIAAHAADIARGRKGARDVDDAMSDARYSFNWEKQFELALDSERAREYHDETLPQDVFKEAEFCSMCGPKFCSYKITQNIMDNPQAIDKIIQDSKEK; translated from the coding sequence ATGAGAACTTCATGGGTAAAAAAGCGTCAAAACGACCCTGTTAAAACACAAATGCATTACGCAAAGCAAGGTATTATTACCGAAGAGATGGAGTATGTGGCAAATATAGAAAATCTATCTCCTGAGTTAGTTCGCAGTGAAATAGCAAGAGGAAGATTGATTATTCCTGCAAATGTAAATCATACTTCACTAGAACCAATGGCAATAGGTATTGCAGCAAGATGCAAAATCAACGCAAATATTGGTTCGTCCGCAATAGCATCTGATATACAAGGCGAGGTTGAAAAGATTCAGGTATCTCAACATTACAAAGCTGATACTGCGATGGATCTTTCAACAGGGGGCGATTTGGATGAAATTCGCAAGGCTGTAATTGCTTCATCTAAAATACCTATAGGAACGGTTCCAATTTATCAAATACTACATGATGTCGGAAATAAAATAGAAGATTTAAGCATAGATGTAATGCTTGAAGTACTCGAGCGTCAAGCAAAACAGGGTGTTAGTTATTTTACTATTCATGCAGGATTTTTATTGGAGAATATGCCAAAAATTGCTAAAAGAAAAATGGGAATAGTAAGCCGCGGAGGCTCTTTAATGGCTGCATGGATGATGCACTATCATAAAGAAAATCCTTTCTATACGGCATATGACGATATTTTGGATATTTGTGCAAAATATGATGTTGCACTTTCTCTAGGTGATTCTCTTCGTCCTGGATGTTTGGCAGATGCAAGTGATGATGCTCAGCTTGGCGAACTTAAAGTATTGGGTGATTTGACTTTAAGAGCATGGGAGAGGGATGTTCAAGTTATGATAGAAGGACCGGGGCATGTTCCATTAAATCAAATTGAACGCAATATGAAACTTCAGCGTGAACTTTGTCATGAGGCACCTTTTTATATTTTAGGACCATTGGTAACAGATATTGCTGCCGGATATGATCATATAAGTTCAGCAATCGGTGCTGCGGTCGGCGGATGGCACGGAGCATCAATGCTTTGCTATGTTACTCCAAAAGAACATCTAGGACTTCCAAACGCAAATGATGTAAGAGAAGGTATTATTGCTTATAAAATTGCTGCTCATGCAGCTGATATTGCAAGAGGGCGCAAAGGTGCTAGAGATGTTGATGATGCGATGAGTGATGCAAGATATAGTTTTAATTGGGAAAAACAATTTGAACTTGCGCTTGATAGCGAAAGAGCTAGAGAGTACCATGATGAAACGCTTCCTCAAGATGTTTTTAAAGAGGCGGAGTTTTGTTCAATGTGCGGACCGAAATTTTGTTCATATAAGATAACGCAGAATATTATGGATAATCCGCAAGCAATTGATAAAATCATACAAGATTCAAAAGAAAAATAA
- a CDS encoding bifunctional 2-C-methyl-D-erythritol 4-phosphate cytidylyltransferase/2-C-methyl-D-erythritol 2,4-cyclodiphosphate synthase: MSNVTLILLAAGSSTRFELDIKKQWLRVGNQPLWQFVAEKCEKTKLFKKIIITSSLDDIEFMKYYSDFVFIEGGNSRQESLKNSLKEVDTEFVLVSDIARSCISEEFLQNIISYRGKSDCIVPYLKVNDTIVYDDQTIDRDRVKVVQTPQLSITSALISALEQKEEFTDESSAIVANGGSREFILGQSSAHKITHIEDLKKLQCLTPPSNDILSGTGFDVHAFDEKGEMYLGGVKIDSKYGFKAHSDGDVAIHALIDALLGAAGMGDIGMMFPDNDTAYKNIDSKKLLKRVVTTLCNFGFVIINVDLTIAAQKPKIGNYKLQMRKVLSTILNIESQRVNIKATTTEKLGFIGRCEGVGVIANANLKYFDWTKI, translated from the coding sequence TTGTCTAATGTAACACTTATTTTACTTGCAGCAGGCAGTTCAACACGCTTTGAACTAGATATAAAGAAACAATGGCTTAGAGTTGGAAATCAACCATTATGGCAATTTGTCGCCGAAAAATGTGAAAAAACAAAACTTTTTAAAAAAATTATCATAACTTCATCTTTAGATGATATAGAATTTATGAAATATTACTCTGATTTTGTATTTATAGAGGGCGGAAACAGCAGACAAGAGTCTTTAAAAAACTCTCTTAAAGAGGTAGATACAGAATTTGTTTTAGTAAGTGATATTGCCCGTTCTTGCATAAGTGAAGAATTTTTGCAAAATATTATTTCATATAGAGGAAAAAGTGACTGCATTGTTCCTTACTTAAAAGTAAATGATACTATAGTATATGATGATCAAACAATTGACAGAGATAGAGTAAAAGTTGTTCAAACACCACAACTTTCAATTACCTCTGCACTCATAAGTGCTCTTGAGCAAAAAGAGGAATTTACGGATGAGAGCAGTGCAATAGTTGCAAACGGAGGCTCAAGAGAGTTTATTTTAGGCCAAAGCAGTGCCCATAAAATAACTCATATAGAAGATTTAAAAAAGTTACAATGCCTTACCCCGCCCTCAAATGATATATTAAGCGGAACTGGATTTGATGTTCACGCTTTTGATGAAAAGGGCGAAATGTATCTTGGCGGTGTAAAGATAGATTCCAAATATGGATTTAAAGCTCACAGTGACGGTGATGTGGCAATTCATGCTCTTATTGATGCTCTTCTCGGCGCTGCCGGAATGGGAGATATCGGTATGATGTTTCCGGACAATGATACTGCTTATAAAAATATAGACTCAAAAAAGCTCTTAAAAAGAGTTGTTACAACACTTTGTAATTTTGGATTTGTAATTATAAATGTAGATTTGACAATAGCAGCCCAAAAACCTAAAATCGGCAACTATAAGCTGCAAATGAGAAAAGTGCTCAGTACTATTTTAAATATAGAGAGCCAAAGGGTAAACATAAAAGCCACAACAACTGAAAAACTTGGTTTTATCGGCAGATGCGAAGGTGTTGGTGTTATTGCCAACGCAAATTTAAAATATTTTGATTGGACAAAAATTTGA
- a CDS encoding response regulator codes for MKILIIENEVYLAQSIATKLSELGHVCEMCTSTRDAIKSNNYDVVLLSTNINGQDFNPVIETFKKSIIILMVSYISNDTVSKPLSAGAKDYILKPFMIEELIRKINHYQEYEKLKRRNKAYEKYLTHSFASLDSEHNFDNLQLPLFIFSPYQKHADSFAFEYAKKKNLPLHFITLSDPKAINEIESITDNSLIYIIDFQTLKKSERKALYSSLENKKAIISSTDKIDDETYDIIEIKSENNIFDEGEILPIEDYVKFIVLNYQHKFPDTELSKKLGISRKSLWEKRKKYDIVKKK; via the coding sequence TTGAAGATACTAATTATAGAAAATGAAGTTTACTTAGCGCAAAGCATAGCTACAAAACTAAGTGAACTGGGTCATGTGTGTGAAATGTGCACATCAACAAGAGATGCAATAAAAAGCAACAACTATGATGTCGTTTTGCTTTCAACAAACATAAACGGTCAGGATTTTAATCCTGTAATAGAGACATTTAAAAAATCTATTATAATTCTTATGGTTTCATATATAAGCAACGATACCGTGTCTAAACCTCTCTCGGCAGGGGCAAAAGATTATATACTCAAACCTTTTATGATTGAAGAACTTATTAGGAAGATAAATCATTATCAAGAGTATGAAAAGTTAAAAAGAAGAAATAAAGCTTATGAAAAATATTTGACACACTCCTTTGCATCTCTTGACAGCGAGCACAACTTTGATAATCTGCAACTTCCTCTTTTTATCTTTTCACCATATCAGAAACATGCAGACTCTTTCGCTTTTGAATATGCAAAAAAGAAAAATTTACCACTACATTTTATAACCCTTAGTGACCCAAAAGCCATAAATGAGATAGAATCAATTACAGATAATTCGCTTATTTATATTATAGATTTTCAAACTCTTAAAAAAAGCGAGAGAAAAGCTCTTTATTCATCACTTGAAAATAAAAAAGCTATAATTTCAAGTACTGACAAAATAGATGATGAAACATATGATATTATAGAAATTAAAAGTGAAAACAATATCTTCGATGAGGGAGAAATTCTCCCTATTGAAGATTATGTAAAATTTATCGTTTTAAACTATCAACATAAATTTCCTGATACCGAACTATCAAAAAAATTAGGAATCAGCCGTAAAAGTTTATGGGAAAAAAGAAAGAAGTATGACATTGTCAAGAAAAAATAA
- a CDS encoding sulfate adenylyltransferase produces MTLSRKNKTLLIDKEAAAALELLKDGLLSPVESLMNKKESESVLKTGLINGKSFPFPFILAPSGKINAEVLRSLQKGEEIIILFDKKPFASLIVDEVFHIDPRDRIKHIYGTDDISHPGVMTTLNRLGSLAVSGEYTLLNKSSNTNKQKIQEAKKLINAKHTTALVMAGNPLHRAHEKLIRQTLDSTDLLVIFLLKPYSESNLSFEIRKESLEFFINNFLTKNHVVVVPLENSYIFAGYNEIIIDAVVAKNYGCNRLTIGRNHAGLGMFYDCNSNKSIIDKVIGIDIEITVASEYVYCDKCTTLVSKNTCPHGQHHQISYHSNSILELLELGILPPTILMRKEISAVVLSKLHPNRFKNLEKIYYDILPSKGLLEEHTENDFYLELMKLYQTTSLT; encoded by the coding sequence ATGACATTGTCAAGAAAAAATAAAACTCTTTTAATAGACAAAGAAGCAGCGGCGGCACTTGAACTTCTCAAAGACGGCTTACTCTCTCCAGTTGAGTCGTTAATGAATAAAAAAGAGAGTGAAAGCGTACTAAAAACAGGGCTTATCAATGGTAAATCTTTTCCTTTTCCCTTTATTTTGGCCCCATCAGGCAAAATAAATGCAGAGGTATTGCGTTCATTGCAAAAAGGAGAGGAGATTATTATTCTCTTCGATAAAAAACCTTTTGCCTCTTTAATAGTTGATGAAGTTTTTCATATAGACCCCAGAGATAGAATAAAACATATATATGGAACAGATGACATCTCTCATCCCGGTGTTATGACAACACTGAACAGACTTGGTTCATTGGCCGTCAGCGGAGAGTATACTCTCTTAAATAAATCCAGCAATACAAACAAACAAAAAATACAAGAAGCTAAAAAACTTATAAATGCAAAACATACAACAGCTCTTGTAATGGCAGGAAATCCCCTGCATAGAGCACATGAAAAACTGATTCGTCAAACACTCGACAGCACTGATTTGCTTGTAATTTTTTTATTAAAACCATATTCAGAATCAAATTTATCTTTTGAAATAAGAAAAGAGTCTCTTGAATTTTTTATAAATAATTTTTTAACAAAAAATCATGTAGTTGTTGTACCGCTTGAAAACAGTTATATTTTTGCAGGATACAATGAAATAATAATTGATGCTGTAGTTGCTAAAAACTATGGCTGCAACAGATTAACAATTGGCAGAAATCATGCCGGGCTTGGAATGTTTTATGATTGTAATTCAAATAAATCCATCATTGACAAAGTAATAGGAATAGATATTGAAATCACCGTTGCAAGCGAGTATGTTTATTGCGACAAATGTACTACACTTGTGAGTAAAAATACTTGCCCGCATGGCCAGCATCATCAAATTTCTTATCATTCAAACTCCATACTGGAACTTTTAGAACTTGGCATTTTACCGCCTACAATACTAATGAGAAAAGAGATTTCAGCCGTAGTCCTATCTAAACTTCATCCAAATAGATTTAAAAATTTAGAAAAAATCTATTATGACATACTCCCTAGCAAAGGGCTTTTAGAAGAGCATACTGAAAATGACTTCTACTTGGAACTAATGAAACTCTATCAAACAACATCATTAACATAA
- a CDS encoding phosphatidylglycerophosphatase A family protein: MNWFFITLGYSGLAPKAPGTVGTLVSLPLGMLILIYFDAQTLFLATVLISAIAIREINKYEKKSAIHDDKRIVIDELIGMWFALSVAPAISVNLNEVADLQNGFLIQSLLSFVLFRYFDIKKPSIIGRLDREAKGGVGVVGDDIVAGFVAGILSAVLWQGFLQLQGMM, encoded by the coding sequence ATGAACTGGTTTTTTATAACTTTGGGATACAGCGGGCTTGCACCAAAAGCTCCGGGAACTGTCGGAACACTCGTCTCTTTGCCTCTTGGTATGCTTATACTTATATATTTTGATGCTCAAACTCTTTTTTTAGCTACTGTTTTAATCTCTGCAATAGCCATTCGTGAAATAAACAAGTACGAAAAAAAAAGCGCTATACATGATGATAAACGCATAGTTATTGATGAGTTGATCGGAATGTGGTTTGCTCTTAGCGTTGCACCTGCAATTAGTGTAAATTTAAATGAAGTTGCTGATTTGCAAAATGGTTTTTTAATTCAAAGTTTACTCTCTTTTGTACTGTTTAGATATTTTGATATAAAAAAACCATCTATTATCGGTAGACTGGACAGAGAGGCCAAAGGTGGTGTCGGCGTCGTTGGCGATGATATCGTTGCAGGATTTGTAGCGGGAATTTTAAGTGCTGTTCTTTGGCAGGGATTTTTACAACTTCAAGGCATGATGTAG